A region of Dictyostelium discoideum AX4 chromosome 1 chromosome, whole genome shotgun sequence DNA encodes the following proteins:
- a CDS encoding hypothetical protein (HesA/moeB/thiF family protein), whose product MENKLLIAGLSAGVGAAVTYLTSSLSAKKKKRSLNGGGGGGDDDGDNNNSSPSNQHIDKSIKMDTDEVFTSTATTTNKKESLNLDSLLQEEIFNEQMDRTKLYYGEEGFEKIRESFVVVVGLGGVGGAAAHVLLRSGVKKLRLIDPDLVTLSSLNRNALATRNDVGRSKVEVMKQHFHDICPEVEVEAIQTFFTGELAPKLLHGKPDYVLDCIDNTQTKVELLTYCKRENLRVISSFGAGSSSDPTKVHISDISYTFGCPFGREVRRLLKLNGIQDGILCVYSTEVHRKKLIPLTEDELKLLNEQAVKPTLRVRTLGVSMPIPLIFGTAMSCNVLNDIVGIKTILEEDKRTPPPLTEYTRLFKLLVKKDLIMHRTPPTHLKKFMGPLDIRYIIDEIYEKKSGISGQQSSVLIVIRWRPEKPCAPNNLIYLSQAEAEIHEKVTNIDQHYPKEVVERIDKLLSTVVMDEKQITLANSIL is encoded by the coding sequence ATGgagaataaattattaattgcaGGTTTATCAGCAGGTGTTGGAGCAGCAGTAACCTATTtaacatcatcattatcagccaaaaagaaaaagagatcattgaatggtggtggtggtggtggtgatgatgatggtgataataataattcaagtCCATCAAATCAACatattgataaatcaattaaaatggaTACAGATGAAGTTTTTACAAGTACAGCAActacaacaaataaaaaagaatcattaaatttagattCATTATTACAAGAGGAAATATTTAATGAACAAATGGATAGAACTAAATTATATTATGGTGAAGAAGGCTTTGAAAAGATTAGAGAATCATTTGTGGTTGTAGTTGGTTTGGGTGGTGTTGGCGGTGCTGCTGCACATGTATTATTACGTAGTGGTGTAAAGAAGTTGAGATTAATAGACCCAGATCTCGTTACATTGTCATCATTGAATAGAAATGCGTTGGCCACTAGAAACGATGTGGGTAGATCAAAGGTGGAGGTCATGAAACAACACTTTCACGACATATGTCCAGAGGTAGAGGTGGAGGCCATTCAGACATTCTTCACAGGCGAGTTAGCACCTAAACTATTGCACGGAAAGCCAGATTACGTATTGGACTGCATCGATAACACTCAAACCAAGGTCGAACTATTGACATACTGCAAACGTGAGAATCTTAGAGTGATCTCAAGTTTTGGTGCCGGCTCCTCATCGGATCCCACCAAAGTACACATTTCCGATATTTCCTACACTTTTGGCTGCCCGTTCGGAAGAGAGGTTAGAAGATTGCTAAAGTTAAATGGCATTCAAGATGGCATTCTTTGTGTTTACTCAACAGAGGTGCATAGAAAGAAACTGATTCCCCTCACTGAGGAtgaattaaaacttttaaatgaaCAAGCAGTCAAGCCAACACTTAGAGTAAGAACACTTGGCGTTTCGATGCCAATACCTTTAATTTTCGGTACTGCAATGTCTTGCAATGTCTTAAATGATATAGTTGGTATAAAAACCATTTTGGAAGAAGATAAACGTACTCCACCACCATTGACAGAGTACACtagattatttaaacttttgGTCAAGAAGGATTTAATTATGCATCGTACCCCACCAACTCATCTTAAAAAATTCATGGGACCATTGGATATTCGTTATATCATTGATGAAATCTATGAAAAGAAATCTGGAATCTCTGGTCAACAATCATCAGTTTTAATTGTCATTCGTTGGAGACCTGAAAAACCTTGCGCTCCAAATAACTTAATTTATCTCTCTCAAGCTGAAGCTGAAATTCATGAAAAAGTTACAAATATTGATCAACATTATCCAAAAGAAGTTGTAGAAAGAATTGATAAACTATTATCAACTGTTGTTATGgatgaaaaacaaattacTTTAGCAAAttcaattctttaa
- the ercc1 gene encoding DNA excision repair protein 1, producing the protein MSSQQTDNNPIPTTTTNNNTNNDNDIASTNNNTNNDDDSTTTNTSTNKPRKRFVIPSASQALKKSDLSMVEINSKLKQAEENAKQAEDLQKSNAIILTPKSTTTMTTTTTPVQQRMPIPSILAKRNVNTTTTTSTSPLSTSPPISSPLQTPYYSPSFVKNPTSPAPINKPIGPSLPMRPSLPKKPAAYSTTLSTYSSSSSSYSSSTTTQNYQHIDKIYANSKQRGSLMMNSFSKNIIIEYSELQYPDFILNSNTLVFYLPSLKTHRDNPNLIQDRIKGLSTLMTNSDSFTLRILLVFADLSDSDNCEQFINELNLIAIKLQFTLIVCWSQIEAAKYLEAYKTFNNRAPDPIKARAQPIELGGKSKNEQVLTSIKSVNKTDATTLLKNFQTMQQIFTCQKTTLSKLPGFGPVKVQKFYNTINQPFKTKPSTKTTTTTTTTTTTTTSANISSNNNNNNINTNDGNNNNNTINNINFNNDENEVDQDPLNFSFDFGGNGNGDGDSDGDGESENQINT; encoded by the coding sequence ATGAGTTCTCAACAAACAGATAATAACCCAATACCGACAACcactacaaataataatactaataatgataatgatatagCATCCACCAATAACAATAccaataatgatgatgattcaacCACCACAAATACATCAACAAACAAACCAAGAAAAAGGTTTGTTATTCCTTCAGCAAGTCAggcattaaaaaaaagtgatctTTCCATGGtagaaataaattcaaaattaaaacaagcTGAAGAAAATGCAAAACAGGCTGAAGATTTACAAAAATCAAATGCTATCATTTTAACACCAAAATCAACGACAACAATGACAACGACAACAACACCTGTACAACAAAGAATGCCAATACCATCAATTCTAGCAAAAAGAAATgtaaatacaacaacaacaacatcaacatcaccacTATCAACGTCACCTCCaatatcatcaccattacaaACACCATACTATTCACCATCATTTGTAAAGAATCCAACATCACCAGcaccaattaataaaccaattggACCTTCATTACCAATGAGACCATCATTACCAAAGAAACCAGCAGCCTATTCAACTACATTATCAAcatattcatcatcatcatcatcatattcatcatcaacaactacacaaaattatcaacatattgataaaatttatgCAAATTCAAAACAAAGGGGTAGTTTAATGATGAATTCATTCTCaaagaatataataattgaatatagTGAATTGCAATACCCAGATTTCATATTGAATTCAAATACATTGGTATTCTATTTACCATCATTAAAAACCCATCGTGAtaatccaaatttaattcaagatCGTATTAAAGGTTTATCAACACTAATGACCAATAGTGACTCATTCACTTTACGTATACTATTGGTATTTGCTGATTTAAGTGATTCTGATAATTGTGaacaatttataaatgaattaaatttaattgcaattaaattacaatttaCATTGATTGTATGTTGGAGTCAAATTGAGGCTGCTAAATATTTAGAAGCttataaaacatttaataatcGTGCACCTGACCCAATTAAAGCTCGTGCTCAACCCATTGAATTAGGTGGTAAATCAAAGAATGAGCAAGTCCTaacttcaattaaatctGTAAATAAAACTGATGCTACAAcacttttgaaaaattttcaaacaaTGCAACAAATTTTCACTTGTCAAAAAACTACACTTTCAAAATTACCTGGTTTTGGTCCTGTAAAAGTTCAAAAGTTTTATAATACAATTAATCAACCTTTTAAAACTAAACcttcaacaaaaacaacaacaacaacaacaacaacaactaccactaccacctcGGCAAATATATcctcaaataataataataataatattaatactaatgatggtaataataataataatacaattaataatattaattttaataatgatgagaATGAAGTGGATCAAGATCCTCtcaatttttcatttgactttggtggtaatggtaatggtgatggtgatagtgatggtgatggtgaaagtgaaaatcaaataaatactTAA
- the culB gene encoding cullin B encodes MMNGLGRQDIDFNTIWKNIADQVYKILTGSQNVSAMFLYEDVYKLCIAQPQPYCEPLYENIKKFFEQHVDQILLIILDTKSDTISEYLKQWKLFFSGCELCNKVIFRYLNLNWINKKILDKKFGHPPDVYEIQILGLMIWKERLFFKIKDRVLKCVEILIQKDRDGELVQHQFISQFMESLIKLDSVDKDRTLYLIEYEASYLENTRQFYTRESVAFIASSGISSYMKKAETRIDEEEQRSQKYLNSSSHDKMRRLLHSILIEKHKELLQSECINYLKDEKLDEIYNMYKLLSRIEGGLAPVLETVQKYIQHVGIDAIKSIPDRNNPDPKIYVETLLKIYLQFSSIIKKSFNNDVSFITVLDLACHKIFNQNHITRNTTKSPELLAKYCDMLLKKGNKQHEEIELEEKLGQIIVLFKYVDDKDVFQKFYSKMLSRRLINGTSVSDDIEKFMITGLKQACGFEYTSKFQRMFNDITLSAETNEEFKNHLIKNSLSIGKIDFSILVLTSGSWSLHSQTSSFIVPQELTLCISAFQQYYSTQHQGRKLNWLHHLCKAEAKSFFAKKSYDFQVTNFQLGILLIFNTQESVSLEEITKFTNLNENELSRTLQSLIEAKILISKKKDQNSINNNNNNNNNNNNNGEGNNSLVDSANNMQPSSSSSSTQEYTVNSAYSNKRSKVKVSSSLQKETPLQNEETYKGIDEDRKLYLQASIVRIMKARKTMNHVSLIQEVIEHSRLRFQPNIPMIKKCIEQLIEKEYITRAEGESDRYLYAA; translated from the exons atgatgaatGGATTGGGTAGACAAGATATTGATTTCAACACAATTTGGAAAAATATAGCAGATCaagtttataaaatattgacAGGTTCCCAAAATGTTTCAGCAATGTTTTTATACGA ggATGTTTATAAACTTTGTATAGCACAACCTCAACCATATTGTGAACCAttatatgaaaatattaaaaaatttttcgaACAACATGTAGATCAAAtcttattaataattttagataCAAAATCAGATACAATCtctgaatatttaaaacaatggAAATTATTCTTTTCTGGTTGTGAATTATGTaataaagttatttttagatattta aatttaaattggattaataaaaagattcTAGATAAAAAGTTTGGCCATCCACCTGATGTTTATGAAATTCAAATT ctTGGACTTATGATTTGGAAAGAgagattattttttaagattaaAGATAGAGTATTAAAATGTGTAgagattttaattcaaaaagacAGAGATGGTGAATTGGTTCAACACCAATTTATTAGTCAATTCATGGAAAGTTTAA ttAAATTAGATAGTGTAGATAAAGATAGaacattatatttaattgaatatgaAGCATCATATTTAGAGAATACTAGACAATTTTATACAAGAGAATCAGTTGCATTTATAGCATCAAGTGGTATCTCTTCATATATGAAGAAAGCAGAGACAAGAATCGACGAAGAGGAACAACGTTcacaaaaatatttaaattcatcatcacaTGATAAAATGAGAAGATTGTTACATTCTATCTTGATCGAAAAGCATAAGGAATTGTTACAATCAGAATgtatcaattatttaaaggaTGAAAAATTAGATGAAATCTATAATAtgtataaattattatcaagaaTTGAAGGTGGTTTAGCTCCAGTATTAGAAACTGTTCAAAAGTATATTCAACATGTTGGTATTGAtgcaattaaatcaattccTGATAGAAATAATCct gatccAAAAATTTATGTTgaaacattattaaaaatttatttacaatttagttcaattataaagaaatcatttaataatgatgtttCATTCATAACAGTATTAGATTTAGCATGTCATAAGATTTTCAATCAAAATCATATCACTAGGAATACAACTAAATCACCAGAGTTATTGGCAAAATATTGTGATATGTTATTGAAAAAAGGTAATAAACAACatgaagaaattgaattgGAAGAGAAGTTAGGTCAAATT attgtattatttaaatatgttgatgataaagatgtttttcaaaaattttattcaaaaatgTTATCTAGACGTTTAATTAATGGTACTTCAGTGAgtgatgatattgaaaagTTTATGATCACAGGTTTAAAACAAGCATGTGGTTTCGAATATACCTCTAAATTCCAAAGAATGTTTAACGATATCACTCTATCAGCAGAAACTAATGAAGAgtttaaaaatcatttaattaaaaatagtttatcaattggtaaaa tcgatttttcaattttagttttaacaTCAGGATCATGGTCATTACATTCTCAAACTAGTAGTTTCATTGTACCACAAGAGTTAACACTTTGTATATCAGCATTTCAACAATACTATTCAACCCAACATCAAGgtagaaaattaaattggttACATCATTTATGTAAAGCAGAGGCAAAGTCATTCTTTGCAAAGAAATCATACGATTTTCAAGTTACAAACTTTCAATTGGGTATTCTTTTAATCTTTAATACTCAAGAATCTGTAAGTTTAGAAGAAATCactaaatttacaaatttaaatgaaaatgaattatcaaGAACTTTACAATCATTAATAGAAgcaaagattttaatttcaaagaaaaaagatcaaaatagtattaataataataataataataataataataataataataatggtgaaggtaataatagtttagTAGATTCAGCAAATAATATgcaaccatcatcatcatcatcatcaactcaAGAATATACTGTTAATAGTGCTTATAGTAATAAACGTTCAAAAGTAAAGGTTTCATCTTCATTACAAAAGGAAACACCATTACAAAATGAAGAAACTTATAAAGGTATTGATGAAGATAGAAAACTTTATTTACAAGCTTCAATCGTTAGAATTATGAAAGCTCGTAAAACTATGAATCATGTTTCTCTCATTCAAGAGGTTATCGAACATAGTAGACTTAGATTCCAACCAAATATTCCAATGATTAAGAAATGCATTgaacaattaattgaaaaagagtATATTACTCGTGCTGAAGGTGAATCTGATAGATA
- the rpb9 gene encoding RNA polymerase II core subunit, with the protein MYSHTHSNNMLYPKADKANKTLLLACRICDHKEEATNNCVYRNEIRHSVMEKTQISQDIASDPTLPRTKAAKCPSCGGREAAFFQSMTAANGMTLFYVCASCGERWTHHGGK; encoded by the exons ATGTATTCACATACACACAGCAATAATATGTTATATCCAAAAGCAGATAAAGCCAATAAAACATTACTTTTAGCATGTAGAATTTGTGATCATAAAGAAGAAGCAACAAATAATTGTGTATATAGAAATGAAATTAGACATTCTGTGAT GGAAAAAACACAAATTTCACAAGATATTGCATCAGATCCAACATTACCACGTACAAAAGCAGCAAAATGCCCAAGTTGTGGTGGTAGAGAAGCAGCATTCTTTCAATCTATGACTGCTGCTAATGGTATGACTTTATTTTATGTTTGTGCATCTTGTGGTGAACGTTGGACTCATCATGgtggtaaataa